DNA sequence from the Bacteroidales bacterium genome:
AAAATCAAGTTGATTGCGTGAAATTGTTGTCACTTGAGATATCCACTCCCCAGTTTCCCTATCTCGACTAGTACAGATTTTCCTAGTATCCTTTAAATAATGAGTTTGAACATCCATTAATATACAAAAAGGATATGTAAATTCATATGTTGAACCTCTACTTCCTGCACCAACTTCTGCTAATTTTACAATATTAAACTCTTCGTTCTTAGCATGAAGAGAAGAAACTAAACTAGTTAGATTTGGTAATCTAAATCGGTAAGTTATTTGTTTTTTACATGCTTTTGCTAATGAATTAGCTATTTCTCTTTCCGACAAATCATAACTTGACAAAAGATTTTGTGAAAAATCTTTTATGATACAAATAATATCACTCTTATTATATAATCTATTTTTTGAATAACTTGTCGAAGTAATACACTTATCCATTAGACTTGCAAATCTACGAGAGGAACCATCTGAAGCATAAATCAGCTGTTCCAAAGCGTCATGTTCTAAACCTCCATTTATTTCAATTATATCAGAAATTTTAGTTGGTTCAATCTTGTTAATTGATACTACTTTTAAGTAATTATTAACTAACTCAATACAATACTTTCGATAAGCTTCATAATCATCACTAGTTTTTACATTGTAATCAAGGTTAACAATAGAGCCAAACCTATCCTCATTTAGAATATCTGAAATATCATTAGGATAAACAGCTATTCTAGTAAAATAAGGACCACTATTTCTTATAGAATTCATCCAACGCAAAAAACCACTTTCAGAATCATGAAAGAATTCTCTAGGAAAAACAGGAGCAACTTCATCAATTAATAATAAAACATGAGTAAAATAGTTAGACATATTTTCCTTCAGTGCTACACCAAGCTTCCAGATAATACTTCCTTCCTGATTTGATAAGACTTTCAACTTTTGTTTGACACGAAATAAGGCATTTCTAAATTCTGCAGATTTTAATTCTTTATCTTTTATTTCTAAAGCAGATAAGGTCGATTCAAAAATTAATTTTTCAGCAGATTCAATTATTGTACTTATTGCACTTTTCCATTCAGAACTATGAATTAATGTGAAATTTACAAGTACGGGAAATGATTCACTAACTTTTTTGTCTTTTACATTGATATCAAATGTATAATTGCCAAATACATTTAAATATCTTAATAGCATTGTTTTGCCAGAACCTCTACTTCCTCTAATTATTGCATCACCTGTGGGTCTAACCGCACCCTTATTTCTACCCTCACTAGAAACAAACAACTGAATTATTTGATTTGTTGAGATTTTTTCTGCATTATTAAAAGTAAAGGGATTTCGTTTAATTTTGAATTTTTCAATTAAAGTCAAATCCTCCATACTATTAGAAGAAAATGTATCAAAATTAATGATGTAAGGCAAATCAAATACGCTTGGATTTAATTCAAGTGAATTATCCTCAGTCCAAGCTCCTAAACCCAGTTTGCCACGTTTATTAGGGCTATAAGCTCTCCAATATGATTCAAGTTTTTTATTATGCGAATCCAAAATGTGAATAGTATATTGATTTTGAATTCCATCAGTCCGTTGACTTCTATCAACTCCAGCAGACCCTGAACCGGAATATATAATAACTTTACCATCATGTTTAACCTCTTGACACCTATTTTCATGGATATGACCAGTAAATAATATGTTATAACCATTTTCAATTAAAATAGTCTCAATCTCGTAAGAATTATTAATAATTGAATTTGATTCCTTTCCATTTTGCTCTATCCTATGATGACATATACATATTTTTGTATAATCATCATTTCCATTGCCAAGTTTCCTAACAATACTATTAACAAGCTTCTCTGAATCTACATATCCACAATGATTTAAATGGTCTTCCTTTTCACAACTGTTTATGAACAAAAACTCAATTCCTAATCTATGATCAAAGAACCGATTATAAAACTCGGGACTTATCCTAGAGTATTTATTACATGTATTATATGCAAACTTATTATAATTACTATACTTCAGATTAACATCGCCAACATCTGATGATATCTCTGCTAATTTCCAATTAATATCATGATTCCCTGGTACACTTAAAACAGAGTCTTTGTCAATAGATATTTTTCGTGCTAAATTATTGATAACATTCTCAGCGTCTAAAAATTCATCTGCATGCGCAGTTTCAGTTATATCACCTGTTAACAAAATATAAATTGGCAAAAACTGAAATTTATCCGCCATAAAATTGATATCATTTGCAATCGATTCATAAATTTTAGAAGGATTTCCAAAACGATGTTTTGCTCCAAATTGCAAATCTGACAATTGAATAATTCCGTATCGTATCATATTTTACTTTTTATCAAGGTAGTGTTTTATTGCCTTGCGCATAACTTAATAGGGTTTTATCCCCTGTTTTCCATAACAAAATTAGCAAAAAACATGAATGCCCAAAATTGGAAAGATCCAATAATTGAAATCCTTATAATCAAATATAACTCTTTTTATAAATTATCATTGGGCTATACTTTAGAATTATAGAACAACCCATTGTCCTATTCTATAATTCACTTTTATATTATTTCTCCAGTTTGGATTGGGAATTATTGTAGCATCCAATTTTCTTGCTTCTCTGTGTCGTTATTTTAAATATTTACATATATTTACGAAACTAATCTTCAAGTATGAATCGTTGGCAGCTTAAATTTAAGATTAAAATTAACCGCACCTGCCTCTGCGTTCGCTAATTGGATATTATCCCAATATCCCTATTTTCAATATTTTAAATTTCATTTTTCATTATTGATGCCCGCTGTTAAGCATTTTAACAGTTTGGTTTTATACGATAATTCAATTATTACATTCTATAATCATCTAAAATAAACATAATATGACATTAGTTATCAATGGAGCAAACCTCAAGATTGAGGATGTTGTAAGAGTTGCTCGTTTCAACGAGAAGGTGGAGTTACACCCCGAGGCAGTTGCGAAAATTAATAAGTGCCGTGCAATGCTCGATAAAAAGATTGCTGCACACGAGATTATGTACGGTATTAATACTGGTATTGGTGAATTCTCCGAGATTGTTTTAAATGATGATCAGGTTCAGGATTTTCAAAAATATCTGGTTTATAACCATGCTGCAGGTATTGGAAATGCAATGCCATTGGATCATGTAAGGGGAGCAATGTTAGGTAGAATCAATGTTCATGCTCATGGGAACTCAGGTTGCCGCATTGAAATCACCCAAACATTGGTTGAAATGCTTAATAAAGGGGTTACCCCTTATGTTTGCGAAAAGGGTTCAGTGGGTGCTTGTGGCGATTTAGCTCCAATGTCGCAAATTGCGTTACTTTTAATGGGCGAAGGTCATGCTTTCTATAAAGGGGAAAAATTGGAGGGTAAAGAGGCTATGAAGCGCGCTGGCATAACTGTTCCAGGGCTTCATGCAAGGGATGGTCTTGCTGCTATTAATGGCTCAAATGTACTTACAGCCATGAGCGCATTGATGGTTTACGATACAAATCGATTACTTAAACATGCCGAGATTGCTTGCGCTATGTCGTTAGAGGCATTAAAGGCTAACCTAAAACCCTATCATCCAAAAATTCTTGAGGTAAGAGGATTCCCAGGTGGTATGCGTAGCGCAGCTGCAATCCGTAAGGTTACAAAGGGTGGCGATTTATCGGAAGGTAAGCTAAAAACCAAGGTACAGGATGCGTATTCAATGCGTTCGACCCCACAGGTTATTGGTGCTGCTCATGATGCGCTGAAATATGCCCGTGAACAGGTGGAAACCGAATTGAATGGTGTTGGCGATAACCCTATTTTCTTTGCTGATGAGAATCTTGCTCTATCAGGAGCAAATTTCCAAGGTTCACCAATCTCATTACCAATGGACTTAGTTGGTGCTGCTGTTACAATGGTTTGCGTTCTATCTGAGCGTAGGATGAACCGCCTGAATAATCCAGCATTAAGCGTTGGCTTACCTCCATTCCTAACCAAAGATCCTGGAATGTTCTCGGGTTTAATGCTAAGCCAATATACTGCTGATATGCAGATTGTAGAGCAAAGAATTCTTTGTATGCCAGCTTCAATCCAATCAATCCCTGCCGCTGCGGATCAGGAAGATTTTGTATCCATGGGTATGAATACTGCGCTTAAGAATTTCCAAATTCTTGATAACGCTTATGGTATTCTTGGTATTGAGTTTATGGCTGCTGCACAGGCACTCGATCTTCGTGGATTAATTGAAACACCTTACAAATACGGTATCGGAACTCAAAAGGCAAAGGATACTATTCGTAAACATGTGAAATTCCTCGATATAGACCGCCCTCTATACCCAGATCATAATGCGATGAAAGAGCTTGTAAAAACAGGTGAAATCCTAGAGGAAGTTGAAAAGGAGATTGGAAGTTTGGAATAAAACTTTTAATCAATAATTAACGTGTTTTCGATATAATTTTTAACACAGAGATTTTAAGTTTTGGATCTAACAAAATGGTTGTTTTAATAAGATACAGACTTGCCATAATAATGTTTATTGATATTGAGAAGCACTGCTTGTCCCGATGAAATCGGGAGAGAACGCTGAGGTTTGTTGATTCTGCATAAATGCAAAATCGACAATGCACTTTAAACCCTCATTTTTCAATGTAACTCCTTGTTTCGAACTAACGTTAATTAATAAAAAAACCCCTCTCTAATTAAATCAGAGAGGGGTTTTATGTAAATTATTGAAATTACTCTTTAACTACTTCAATCTCTCCAATTTTTAGCTTCTTAAGAACTGGTACTTGAGTTTTTGCATCACCAGCAATCACATAGTACATCTTATCGGGGTTAAGATATTTCTGGGCTAGCGCTTTTAGCTTATCATTTGTCATGCCAGTTATTATCTCCTCCTCCTGCTTTACATAATCCTTTGGTTTATTATAGGAGCTTATATCCTGTAACATGCCAATTAATGACCATAAGGTTTCAAAGCGAAGGGCATTCGATTTTAGAAGAGCATTCTTTGTAAATTGAAGCTCTTCATCGGTAATACCATCACGATATTTAGTCATAATATCTTTAAAAATATCTACAGACTCAGCAGTTGCAGAAGATCTAACGCTTGCGTTTGCAGTAAATGATCCCGTAAATTCATTCCCATTGAAATAAGTTCTTGCACCATAAGTAAAACCTTTCTCTTCGCGCAATACCATGTTCACTTTTCCGTTGAATGAACCACCCAACTTATAGTTCATAACCTGTAAGGGGTAGTAATCTGGGTTTGTTGCTGATAATGAAAGATTACCAATGTTAATTACGGATTGGAATGCACCTGGAATATCAACAATATAAATCTTTGATTTTTCAAGTTGTGCGGGATACTGGTATTCAGGGAACTTAACATCTTTAGAAAGCCATTTATTCCCAAGATCAGCCAATGCATTCATAACCTGATCCTGTTTAATACTACCAACAATATGGAAATTAGAAATAGAAGGGGTAAAATAGCTATTGTAGTACTCTTTTAAATCGTCTAATGTAATACTGGAAACTGATGATTCAGTTCCAGTTATTGGAATTGAAAGAATATTACCAGATCCATAAATCAACTTATCAAACTCAAATGCTGCAAGGAAATTTGGATTCGCTTTATTCCTTTTTATCCTATTTAAAATATTGATTTTTGCTAAATTGAATTCCACAGAATCCCAACGTGGTTCAAGAAGCATTTCTTGAACAATAGCCAATGTCTTCTCAAAGTTTCTTGAAAGAGTATTAACATTAATGGATATATTAGTATAATCAACACTAACCCAAATGCTAGCTCCAAGCATTTTAATCTCTTCCTCCAGCTGCTCTGGTGTTTTATTTTTTGTGCCCTGATTAATAACTTTTGTCAATACGTAGGCTAAGCCTGATTTTTCGAGTTTATCGAGATAGTGGCCTCCATTAACAACGATATTAAATTGTACCAAAGGAAGTTCGTTCTGTTCAATCCCATAAACCTTCATCCCATTTGCAAGTTTACCATCCCAAATAGTTGGAATATTGAGTTTTGGATCCTCACCAAAAGCGGGACTTACAGAACGATCGAAGCTAGTTTTGGTTTTTTCTATTTTCTCTTCGGTAGTATCAGCAACTTTTACTTCAGTTGCATTTGTGATATCCTCTTCAACAACGCTGGCTTTTATCGAACCTTCAACGGCTAACTCAGGTTGTCCTTTAGGAACAAAACTTGTTTCAACAAAAGGTTTTCCTTTTATATAAGTGTTGTAAACCCTAATTATATCATCCTTTGAAACAGATTTAAGGTTTTTTAAATCGGCTTTATAGAATGAAGGATCACTCGTATATTCATTATAAATTGCTAATTTGAATGATTTCTCAAGTACACTCGAAATTTCGTTGTAGAAATCGGTCTCAAGGCTTGCTTTTACCCTTTCAATATCATTATCCGTAATTCCATCCTTTTCAAACATTTCGAATGATTCAAAAACAGCTTTTTCAACATCTCCTAGCTTGATGTTTGGGAATGCGGTAATTGCAACCTGAAATTCACCCGCGAGTTCCTGACTAGTGTTATAAGTTGGGGTTGATGAAGCGAACTGTTTTTCCTTAACTATAATCTTATACATTGGTGATTTTTTTCCCTCAGAGAGAAGCTGTGCAAGGTATTGTAGGGCATAAGAATCCTTATTATACTGAGGAACTGTTGGCCAAACCATTGTTAGCTGAGATGCTTTAGCAAAATTATCCTCATGGAACAATTTCTTAGTTTCAGCTAACGTTACTGGCATAGGTTTAGGGCTCTCTAAATCATTCCCCTTAGGTATTTCACCAAAATACTTATCTATTAATTTTTTGGCCTCTACAACATCAAAATCACCCGCTAATACTATTGTAGCATTATTCGGTATGTAAAATTTATTATGAAATTCTTTAACATCCTCAACAGTAGCATTAAATAGATCCTGCATTTCGCCTATCACCTGCCAATTATAGGGATGTCCTTCGGGGTAAAGGGTTTTACCAATCACCCAACCTGTATGTCCGTATGGTTGATTATCAACCCTCTCTCGCTTTTCGTTTTGAACAACATTTTGCTGATTAACAAATGCCTTTTTGGTAACTGTATTAGTCAAATAGCCCATCCGATCGGATTCGAGCCAAAGAATTGTTTCAAGGGCATTTTTGGGTACTACCTCAAAGTAGGTTGTTCCATCATTTCCAGTACCACCGTTCAATTCACCACCTGCGTTTTGTATTATTTTGAAAAACTGGTCTTCGGGCACATTTTCCGATTGCTGAAACATCATGTGCTCAAAAAGATGTGCAAATCCGGTATGACCCATTTTTTCACGATTCGATCCAACATGGTATTGCACAGCAAATGCTACAATTGGATCCGATTTATCGGTATGAAGGATTACATCAAGACCATTCGGTAAAGTGTATTTTTCATACTCTATTTTTAGATCCTGTTTTTTATCGTTGGAACAGGACATAACCAGAACAAATACTGCTGGCAGTAATAAGCTAAAATATTTTCTCACTTGAGTAAAATTAAATTAAACAATTAACAAATTGCAAGTTACAAATCAAAGAGTATAGTTACTAATATTAATATTATGGATCACCTAAAAAAAATAGAATTTTTGAGTTCATAAACTCATTTCAATACTTTTTCAGTTAGTCTACAAAAATGGATGTTTCATCCAATTTAATTCAAAATATTTAATAAAGTTATTACAAAGAAATTTATTTTCATAGAAAACTGATATTTTTGAGAATTAAAAATAATAATTGTTTCATTATCAAATAAAAAATTGGAATTGAAGTTAATTCGCTTTTTAACTCAAAACCAATAATTGAAATGCGCCTTTAAATATAATAAAAATGTCTGTTCCATATAATAAAACATTTGAACAAGTTGTAAAATCGAAAAGATCATTACCAAATTTTTCAAATGAAATTCCACCTATCGATTTATTAAATGAAATAGTTAAATCCTGTATTCATGCACCATATGCTGGAGCCTTAGGAATGCCACTTAATGAGGTAAGAAAGATTTATATCTTCAAGCAAGGAACTGAATCAATGACAATTGCAAGAGATATTCTGCTTTCAGAAATAAAGAAAAATTCTAGAAAAATTTATGCTATTTTAAAATTTTTACCATTTCTTAGAAAGAAGGCAAAACCTTTTGCATATAGACTTAGAGTGTTTTCACCAAAAGGAATCCCTTTACTTTTTGAAGCACCATTTTTTATTGTTATTGCAGAAAAAAAGGGATTTCCTATGGTTAACGAAGAATCATTAACTCATGCTTTGCAAAACATGTGGTTAACTGCTACTAATCTTGGGTTAGAATTTCAGCTTATTACAGCAATTCCGCACATGGCAAACAATAAACAATTTCTTAAACTTCTGAAGTTAAAGAAAGGCGATTATGCTTTAGACGGTTGCGTAGTTGGTTACCCGTATAACCATGCGAAAGAAAGTAAGGATTATGAATTTGAAAAATTCGTAACTTGGGTCGAATAAATATCTTCATCAAAATGTTGTTACATAAGAGATATAACAGACGGGTTAACCCGTCTGTTAATATATCAGTTGCTGATTTCCTATCTTTCATTTGATATTATAATCGATATAAAATTTCACTTGAAATTAAACGCAAGGCAAAAAAATTACTCTAATTTACCAAACTAGCAACTTGTAACCAGTAACTAGCAACTTAGTTTGATTATTACAATTACACTAGTTATGAATTAGCATCCGATTCAGTATAAACTTGTAAAAATTATGAAGAAAATCTCATTGTATTTTATTCTATTAGGTACTTTCCTATGTTTTGGTCAGCAAAAACTTTTTGCACAAATTGAATACAATCAGCAGTGGCCAAGTTTCCGAGGCCCTTGGGCATGTGGGTATATTGAAAATGCTAAAACACCAACTACATGGAGTGTTGATAGTTCAAAGAATATCAAGTGGAAGACCCCAATCCCTGGATTAGGTCACTCCTGCCCTACCATTTGGGATAATTACATCTTTATAACTACGGCAAGTAGCGAAAAGCAGAATGAGTCGCTTAAAGTTGGACTCTATGGCGATATTGATATGGCAGATGATAACGGTGTTCTGGAGTTTAAGGTTTACTGCCTCGATAAAAATACTGGATCGATTATCTGGGAAAGGATTACCCATAAAGGCATTCCAAAATCGAAGCGACATACAAAATCATCTCAGGCTAACTGTACACCTTCAACAGATGGAAAGCATCTGGTTGTGCTATTCGGCTCCGAGGGGTTATACTGCTACGATTTGAAAGGTAATTTGCTATGGCAAAAAGACCTTGGGATAATGAATCCAGGTCCAGGTGAACCGGGTGTTGAGTGGGGACAAGCAAGCTCACCGATTATCTTTAAAAACTACGTTATTATTCAATGTGATAAAAATGTTGATTCGTACCTCACTGCATTCAATGTTGAGAATGGAAAAGAGATTTGGCGTACCACACGCGATGAGGTCTCAACATGGGGAACACCTACCATATATACAAAGGATGGTAAATCGCAGGTAATCGTTAACGGCTACAAGTACATGGGTGGGTATGAGCTGGAAACAGGAAAAGAGATTTGGAAGATGAGTGGCGGTGGCGATGTCCCTTCTACAACCCCCGTTGTTGCTCACGATCTTATTTTCATTTGCAATGCCCATGGGAAATTCTCCCCTATTTATGCCGTTAAACCTGATGCTACTGGCGATATTACACTTGCACCAGATAGCACCAAAAACAGCTACATTGTATGGAGCATAAAACGAGGCGGTGCATATATGGTTAGCCCTTTGATTTATGGCGATTACCTATACAATCTCCGCAACAATGGCGAACTTACCTGCTTTAATGCAAAAACTGGCGAGCTAAAATATAAAGAGAATCTAAAAGATGCCTTTACCGCATCGGGCATTGCGGCTGATGGCAAAATATACTACTCATCGGAGAATGGATCTATCTATGTTATTAAAGCAGGAGTAGAATTTAAGCTGCTAGCAAAAAATGAGATGAAAGATGTATGCATGGCAAGTCCCGCAATATCTGGAAACGCTTTATTTTTTAGAACGCAACACTATTTGATAGCAATAGAGTGATGAATATCATAATAATAGGACATTTATTTATGGCGATAAACTTTATTTTTACAACGTGTCAAAAATCTAATTCATTAACTTGTATACTTTAAATCTATGAAACACTTTAAAAGCATCATTCTTGTAAGTATTGCCTATGCAATTGGAACTATTTCATGTTCTGTTGATCAATCTAAAAAGCAACATCCGATTTATGACAGAACTCAAATTGTAACCCAAGCCGATTCGGCACTAAATCTTCTAATTGCGGGTAATAATCGCTTTGTATCAGATTCAGCATTTGATGATAATATTGGTAAAACTAAGCGAGAATTATTAAAGAGTAAAGGTCAAAAACCTTTTGCAGTAATTGTTACTTGCTCCGACTCGCGGGTCGCTCCCGAGCTTCTATTCGATCAAGGTTTAGGCGATTTATTTGTAATTCGTGTTGCTGGTAATGTTTTAGATTCTGTGGGAATAGGTAGCATTCAGTATGCAGTTGAGCATCTTCATGTTCCTTTAGTTGTAATTCTTGGACATGAAAGTTGCGGAGCTGTTGCCGCAGCAGTTAAAGGGGGTGAACTACCCGGTTCATTGCCAGCAATAGGGAAAAGAATTGAACCAAGTATTGAGATAGTTAAAGGTACAGGCGCAAAAGATGATATAACCGATAAGGTTATCGATCAAAATGTTCTTGAAAACGTTTCAATTCTTGAGAAGGACAAATTAATTGAGGAGCTTATAAAAACATCCAAGGTTAAAGTTATAGGTGCCAAATATCACCTTGAAACTGGGCTTGTGACCTATTTCTAAGAACATCCTTAAATCAAACAAAAGAGGCTGCTAATTAGCAGTCTTTTTTGTTTAGAAGTGGTTTAACCGTAAAATTATAATATTCCCTAGGACTCAGTATTATTTTATATAGATGGAATAAATTGTTTTGATTGCATGTATAAACTCAGTACACATACATATACCCCCTATCGCAAATTGCGATAGTATACTTGGTTGTGGTTTAGGGTTTGATACTTCCTTCTTTGAAGGGTATTAGCCTTATCAAGCGGGGTGTTATGAATTCAAACTTTTTAATTCTATTTATCGTCAATAAATAGTTCCGTAGGAACGAAATATTTGTAGAAAATAGATAATGTATAATTCTAAGCTTCGTAGGAGCGACATATGCGTTGATTTATATGTCGCTCCTACGGAGCTTAAATACATAATGTGGTTCTTTTCTACCAATATTACGCAACTACGTTGCTATAAAAGGACGAACATTTTTTTTGAATAGGCTATCATTTTTTAACACTCCACCCGGCAGAGTTTCCCAATGCGCATGACCTTTCAGAGTCTAAAAGACCTGAAAGAGCCTGGTAAGGATAAAAGTGTATGGAAGTACCAGCCAAACGCCAGCAGGTTCTTCGAACTCTACTGGGTTTTCCAAGGTGCAAGACCTTCCAGAGTCGATAGACCTGAAAGCGTCTCAACTAAAACACAAAGGCCGCAAAGTAAAAATACTTTGCGGCCTTTGCGTTTCCTCCTTAGCGTTCTTTGTGTGAAACCCTCTCTACCCGTAAATCTCCCTCTTTGCAGCTTTTAGGGTATTCTTCAGTAACGATATTATTGTTAAAAGCCCTACACCACCAGGAACGGGTGTGATGTAGCTGCACTTGGGTGCAACCTCATCGAACTTAACATCGCCTAGTAGCTTCCAGCCGCTCTTGGTTTTATCGGATTTAAAGCGGTTGATACCAACATCAATAACAACGGCTCCTTCCTTAACCATATCGGCTGTAACGTATTCGGCTTGCCCAAGGGCAACTATAAGGATATCGGCTGTTCGGGTAATTTCGGGGATATTCTTTGTGCGGCTATGGCAAACGGTTACTGTGCAATCGCCCGGATAACCTTTTAATGATAGTAGGTTTGATATAGGACGACCAACAATATTGCTCCTGCCCAGCACTACGCAATGTTTTCCGGATGTTTCAATTTTATATCTACGCAGTAATTCAACTATACCATCGGGTGTAGCGGAGATGTATGCTGGCATTCCAATGGTCATTCTTCCAACATTCAAGGGATGAAAGCCATCAACATCTTTTTTAGGATCAATGGCTTCGGTTACCTTTTGCTCGGAGATATGCTTTGGTAATGGCATTTGAACAATAAAGCCATCGATTTCAGGGT
Encoded proteins:
- a CDS encoding metallophosphoesterase, with the translated sequence MIRYGIIQLSDLQFGAKHRFGNPSKIYESIANDINFMADKFQFLPIYILLTGDITETAHADEFLDAENVINNLARKISIDKDSVLSVPGNHDINWKLAEISSDVGDVNLKYSNYNKFAYNTCNKYSRISPEFYNRFFDHRLGIEFLFINSCEKEDHLNHCGYVDSEKLVNSIVRKLGNGNDDYTKICICHHRIEQNGKESNSIINNSYEIETILIENGYNILFTGHIHENRCQEVKHDGKVIIYSGSGSAGVDRSQRTDGIQNQYTIHILDSHNKKLESYWRAYSPNKRGKLGLGAWTEDNSLELNPSVFDLPYIINFDTFSSNSMEDLTLIEKFKIKRNPFTFNNAEKISTNQIIQLFVSSEGRNKGAVRPTGDAIIRGSRGSGKTMLLRYLNVFGNYTFDINVKDKKVSESFPVLVNFTLIHSSEWKSAISTIIESAEKLIFESTLSALEIKDKELKSAEFRNALFRVKQKLKVLSNQEGSIIWKLGVALKENMSNYFTHVLLLIDEVAPVFPREFFHDSESGFLRWMNSIRNSGPYFTRIAVYPNDISDILNEDRFGSIVNLDYNVKTSDDYEAYRKYCIELVNNYLKVVSINKIEPTKISDIIEINGGLEHDALEQLIYASDGSSRRFASLMDKCITSTSYSKNRLYNKSDIICIIKDFSQNLLSSYDLSEREIANSLAKACKKQITYRFRLPNLTSLVSSLHAKNEEFNIVKLAEVGAGSRGSTYEFTYPFCILMDVQTHYLKDTRKICTSRDRETGEWISQVTTISRNQLDFLNKELRLEGIVTDVDKDLVIISDLVTRNEYFSESFDLSLKIGDRVTFIHINEVASDILKMI
- a CDS encoding aromatic amino acid lyase translates to MTLVINGANLKIEDVVRVARFNEKVELHPEAVAKINKCRAMLDKKIAAHEIMYGINTGIGEFSEIVLNDDQVQDFQKYLVYNHAAGIGNAMPLDHVRGAMLGRINVHAHGNSGCRIEITQTLVEMLNKGVTPYVCEKGSVGACGDLAPMSQIALLLMGEGHAFYKGEKLEGKEAMKRAGITVPGLHARDGLAAINGSNVLTAMSALMVYDTNRLLKHAEIACAMSLEALKANLKPYHPKILEVRGFPGGMRSAAAIRKVTKGGDLSEGKLKTKVQDAYSMRSTPQVIGAAHDALKYAREQVETELNGVGDNPIFFADENLALSGANFQGSPISLPMDLVGAAVTMVCVLSERRMNRLNNPALSVGLPPFLTKDPGMFSGLMLSQYTADMQIVEQRILCMPASIQSIPAAADQEDFVSMGMNTALKNFQILDNAYGILGIEFMAAAQALDLRGLIETPYKYGIGTQKAKDTIRKHVKFLDIDRPLYPDHNAMKELVKTGEILEEVEKEIGSLE
- a CDS encoding insulinase family protein, whose protein sequence is MSCSNDKKQDLKIEYEKYTLPNGLDVILHTDKSDPIVAFAVQYHVGSNREKMGHTGFAHLFEHMMFQQSENVPEDQFFKIIQNAGGELNGGTGNDGTTYFEVVPKNALETILWLESDRMGYLTNTVTKKAFVNQQNVVQNEKRERVDNQPYGHTGWVIGKTLYPEGHPYNWQVIGEMQDLFNATVEDVKEFHNKFYIPNNATIVLAGDFDVVEAKKLIDKYFGEIPKGNDLESPKPMPVTLAETKKLFHEDNFAKASQLTMVWPTVPQYNKDSYALQYLAQLLSEGKKSPMYKIIVKEKQFASSTPTYNTSQELAGEFQVAITAFPNIKLGDVEKAVFESFEMFEKDGITDNDIERVKASLETDFYNEISSVLEKSFKLAIYNEYTSDPSFYKADLKNLKSVSKDDIIRVYNTYIKGKPFVETSFVPKGQPELAVEGSIKASVVEEDITNATEVKVADTTEEKIEKTKTSFDRSVSPAFGEDPKLNIPTIWDGKLANGMKVYGIEQNELPLVQFNIVVNGGHYLDKLEKSGLAYVLTKVINQGTKNKTPEQLEEEIKMLGASIWVSVDYTNISINVNTLSRNFEKTLAIVQEMLLEPRWDSVEFNLAKINILNRIKRNKANPNFLAAFEFDKLIYGSGNILSIPITGTESSVSSITLDDLKEYYNSYFTPSISNFHIVGSIKQDQVMNALADLGNKWLSKDVKFPEYQYPAQLEKSKIYIVDIPGAFQSVINIGNLSLSATNPDYYPLQVMNYKLGGSFNGKVNMVLREEKGFTYGARTYFNGNEFTGSFTANASVRSSATAESVDIFKDIMTKYRDGITDEELQFTKNALLKSNALRFETLWSLIGMLQDISSYNKPKDYVKQEEEIITGMTNDKLKALAQKYLNPDKMYYVIAGDAKTQVPVLKKLKIGEIEVVKE
- a CDS encoding nitroreductase, producing the protein MSVPYNKTFEQVVKSKRSLPNFSNEIPPIDLLNEIVKSCIHAPYAGALGMPLNEVRKIYIFKQGTESMTIARDILLSEIKKNSRKIYAILKFLPFLRKKAKPFAYRLRVFSPKGIPLLFEAPFFIVIAEKKGFPMVNEESLTHALQNMWLTATNLGLEFQLITAIPHMANNKQFLKLLKLKKGDYALDGCVVGYPYNHAKESKDYEFEKFVTWVE
- a CDS encoding PQQ-binding-like beta-propeller repeat protein, with amino-acid sequence MKKISLYFILLGTFLCFGQQKLFAQIEYNQQWPSFRGPWACGYIENAKTPTTWSVDSSKNIKWKTPIPGLGHSCPTIWDNYIFITTASSEKQNESLKVGLYGDIDMADDNGVLEFKVYCLDKNTGSIIWERITHKGIPKSKRHTKSSQANCTPSTDGKHLVVLFGSEGLYCYDLKGNLLWQKDLGIMNPGPGEPGVEWGQASSPIIFKNYVIIQCDKNVDSYLTAFNVENGKEIWRTTRDEVSTWGTPTIYTKDGKSQVIVNGYKYMGGYELETGKEIWKMSGGGDVPSTTPVVAHDLIFICNAHGKFSPIYAVKPDATGDITLAPDSTKNSYIVWSIKRGGAYMVSPLIYGDYLYNLRNNGELTCFNAKTGELKYKENLKDAFTASGIAADGKIYYSSENGSIYVIKAGVEFKLLAKNEMKDVCMASPAISGNALFFRTQHYLIAIE
- a CDS encoding carbonic anhydrase, translating into MKHFKSIILVSIAYAIGTISCSVDQSKKQHPIYDRTQIVTQADSALNLLIAGNNRFVSDSAFDDNIGKTKRELLKSKGQKPFAVIVTCSDSRVAPELLFDQGLGDLFVIRVAGNVLDSVGIGSIQYAVEHLHVPLVVILGHESCGAVAAAVKGGELPGSLPAIGKRIEPSIEIVKGTGAKDDITDKVIDQNVLENVSILEKDKLIEELIKTSKVKVIGAKYHLETGLVTYF